Proteins encoded by one window of Gordonia jinghuaiqii:
- the mutM gene encoding bifunctional DNA-formamidopyrimidine glycosylase/DNA-(apurinic or apyrimidinic site) lyase: MPELPEVETVRMGLEKHLTGRTVTAVEVLHPRAARRHAGGEPDLIGRLAGKHVTGVRRRGKYMWIDVADDTDRAALVVHLGMSGQMLIARGGAPDHTHLRIRATLDDDNELRFVDQRTFGGWHLDDYTADVYAIDGDPARAADIPMSVAHIATDPFDPAFDATRVVNRMRSKHSEIKRVLLDQTVISGVGNIYADEALWRARLHGARIAETISRKKLGELVDAVTEVMSEALQAGGTSFDALYVNVNGQSGYFERSLNAYGRVGQPCRRCGAVMRRESFMNRSSYYCPRCQRPPSGSIPR, encoded by the coding sequence ATGCCTGAACTACCCGAGGTCGAGACCGTCCGCATGGGGCTCGAGAAGCACCTGACCGGGCGGACGGTGACCGCGGTCGAGGTGCTCCATCCCCGTGCCGCTCGGCGCCACGCCGGCGGAGAACCCGATCTGATCGGTCGCCTGGCGGGCAAACACGTCACCGGGGTGCGCCGTCGCGGCAAGTACATGTGGATCGACGTCGCCGACGACACCGACCGCGCCGCACTCGTCGTGCATCTCGGCATGAGCGGGCAGATGCTGATCGCCCGCGGCGGAGCACCCGATCACACCCACCTCCGCATCCGCGCAACCCTCGACGACGACAACGAACTGCGTTTCGTCGACCAACGCACCTTCGGGGGCTGGCACCTCGACGACTACACCGCCGACGTGTACGCGATTGACGGCGATCCCGCCCGAGCCGCCGACATCCCGATGTCGGTCGCGCACATCGCCACCGACCCGTTCGACCCCGCCTTCGACGCCACGCGCGTCGTGAACCGCATGCGGTCCAAGCACTCCGAGATCAAACGCGTCCTCCTCGACCAGACCGTCATCTCCGGCGTCGGCAACATCTACGCCGACGAGGCGCTCTGGCGTGCACGTCTGCACGGCGCGCGGATCGCCGAGACCATCAGCCGCAAGAAGCTCGGCGAGCTCGTCGACGCCGTCACCGAAGTCATGTCGGAGGCGCTGCAGGCCGGTGGCACCTCCTTCGACGCCCTGTATGTGAACGTCAACGGGCAGTCGGGGTACTTCGAGCGGTCGCTGAACGCCTACGGGCGCGTCGGACAGCCGTGCCGGCGCTGCGGAGCGGTGATGCGCCGGGAATCTTTCATGAACCGCAGCTCTTACTATTGTCCGCGGTGTCAACGCCCCCCGAGCGGATCGATCCCGCGCTGA
- a CDS encoding OsmC family protein produces the protein MTIEQNTAAPAEAAEPPHTDLWVERTGTRRYTGRSSRGAEVLIGSQDVEGVFTPGELLKIALAACTGMSSDRPLSRRLGDDYDATVRVSGDADRENEVYPRISEILEVDLSELDPDAAQRLLVVVERAIDAVCTVGRTIKAGAEVDLKIATD, from the coding sequence ATGACGATCGAACAGAACACCGCCGCACCGGCCGAGGCCGCGGAGCCGCCGCACACCGACCTCTGGGTCGAACGCACCGGCACCCGGCGCTACACCGGGCGCAGCTCGCGCGGTGCGGAGGTGCTCATCGGTTCGCAGGACGTCGAGGGTGTCTTCACGCCCGGGGAGCTGCTGAAGATCGCGCTGGCCGCTTGCACCGGGATGTCGTCGGACCGTCCGCTGTCACGTCGTCTCGGTGACGACTACGACGCCACCGTCCGGGTGAGCGGCGACGCCGACCGGGAGAACGAGGTGTACCCGCGGATCTCCGAGATCCTCGAGGTCGACCTCTCCGAACTCGACCCCGACGCCGCGCAGCGCCTGCTGGTCGTCGTCGAGCGCGCCATCGACGCTGTGTGCACGGTCGGACGCACCATCAAGGCCGGCGCCGAGGTCGACCTGAAGATCGCGACGGACTGA
- the rnc gene encoding ribonuclease III: MTDVAREAGPHAALLAALDTDIRDDLLTLALTHRSYAYENGGLPTNERLEFLGDSVLGVVITERLYLRYPDRPEGELAKIRASVVNMHALADVARGLGDEGGLGTYLYLGRGEEMTGGRDKDSILADGLESLFGAVFLSHGLETSQRVILRLFDERIAVAGQLGAGLDWKTSLQELSSERGYGPPQYQISATGPDHNKEFTAIALVAGENLGEGVGRTKKEAEQQAAAHAWKVLTERASASS, encoded by the coding sequence GTGACTGACGTTGCGCGCGAGGCAGGTCCCCATGCGGCGCTACTCGCCGCTCTCGACACCGACATCCGTGACGACCTCCTCACGCTGGCGCTGACGCATCGCTCCTACGCGTACGAGAACGGCGGCCTGCCGACCAACGAACGACTCGAGTTCCTCGGCGACTCCGTCCTCGGCGTGGTGATCACCGAACGCCTCTACCTCCGATACCCCGATCGTCCCGAGGGTGAACTGGCGAAAATCCGTGCGAGCGTGGTCAACATGCACGCGCTGGCCGACGTCGCCCGCGGTCTGGGCGACGAGGGCGGCCTCGGCACGTACCTGTACCTCGGACGCGGCGAGGAGATGACCGGCGGCCGCGACAAGGACTCGATCCTCGCCGACGGGCTCGAGTCGCTGTTCGGCGCGGTGTTCCTGAGCCACGGCCTCGAAACCTCGCAGCGCGTCATCCTGCGGCTCTTCGACGAGCGCATCGCCGTCGCGGGCCAACTCGGTGCCGGGCTGGACTGGAAGACGTCGCTGCAGGAACTGAGCTCCGAGCGCGGCTACGGCCCCCCGCAGTACCAGATCAGCGCGACCGGTCCCGACCACAACAAGGAGTTCACCGCGATCGCCCTGGTGGCCGGGGAGAATCTCGGTGAGGGGGTCGGCCGGACCAAGAAGGAAGCCGAGCAGCAGGCCGCTGCCCACGCGTGGAAAGTGCTCACCGAGCGCGCCTCCGCCTCGTCGTGA
- a CDS encoding acylphosphatase — protein sequence MNTDPVRLSAFVHGQVQGVGFRWWTRSRALELGLVGYASNQADGRVHVVAEGPRDKVLALLDALRSGETPGRVDLVVDSLDPARGDLTGFVER from the coding sequence ATGAACACCGACCCCGTCCGGCTGTCCGCGTTCGTCCACGGACAGGTCCAGGGTGTGGGCTTCCGGTGGTGGACGCGGTCGCGGGCCCTGGAGCTCGGTCTGGTCGGTTACGCGTCCAACCAGGCCGACGGACGGGTGCACGTCGTGGCCGAAGGGCCCCGCGACAAGGTGCTGGCGCTGCTCGATGCGCTTCGGTCGGGGGAGACCCCCGGCCGGGTGGATCTGGTCGTCGACAGCCTGGACCCGGCGCGCGGAGACCTGACGGGGTTCGTCGAACGGTGA
- a CDS encoding YceD family protein, with the protein MTSEASHGRDSAPRREPFVLDIRSLGRRPGTMSEVHRTVTTPEKLGVEMVGIPADSEVDLDLRLEAVSEGVLVTGTACGETVGQCARCLEPVDGTVTVFLTELFAYPDSQTEQTSEADDIHRIVNDRIDLEQSIIDAVALELPMSPLCSEDCPGLCPVCGIRLAIAEPGHAHEVIDPRWAGLVDKFADREDSSSQTPDSDAQGRRD; encoded by the coding sequence GTGACATCAGAAGCGTCGCACGGTCGCGATTCTGCGCCGCGGCGCGAACCCTTCGTCCTCGACATCAGATCGCTGGGACGCCGACCGGGCACCATGTCCGAGGTTCATCGCACTGTGACGACACCGGAGAAGCTCGGTGTGGAGATGGTGGGTATCCCCGCCGACTCCGAGGTCGACCTCGACCTCCGCCTCGAGGCGGTGAGCGAGGGAGTCCTGGTGACCGGCACCGCCTGTGGCGAGACCGTCGGCCAGTGCGCTCGGTGCCTGGAACCCGTCGACGGGACGGTGACGGTGTTCCTCACGGAGCTGTTCGCCTACCCCGACAGTCAGACCGAGCAGACCAGCGAGGCCGACGACATCCATCGCATCGTCAACGACCGCATCGACCTCGAACAGTCGATCATCGACGCCGTCGCGCTGGAACTGCCGATGTCGCCGCTGTGTTCGGAGGACTGCCCCGGTCTGTGCCCGGTGTGCGGCATCCGGCTCGCCATCGCCGAGCCGGGGCACGCGCATGAGGTGATCGACCCGCGCTGGGCAGGGTTGGTGGACAAGTTCGCCGACCGCGAGGACAGCAGCTCGCAGACACCGGATTCCGACGCGCAGGGACGTCGTGACTGA